A window from Pseudobutyrivibrio ruminis HUN009 encodes these proteins:
- a CDS encoding class I SAM-dependent methyltransferase, giving the protein MLDNKGFDLWADGYDEAVGLSEESNVYPFAGYKNVLGYIYEVIMEKPGAAVLDIGFGTATLTSKLYENGCEVYGQDFSARMIELAQEKMPDAKLYQGDITKGLVPELHEKKFDFIVGTYSIHHLNDEQKVEFIKELLGLLNDGGKILFGDVAFETREKLEQCKVEEGQRWDDDEIYFVLDELQQHFQGIKYEPKSYCSGVVVIEKLS; this is encoded by the coding sequence ATGTTAGACAACAAAGGATTTGATTTATGGGCAGATGGATATGACGAGGCAGTTGGATTATCAGAGGAGAGCAATGTTTATCCATTTGCTGGCTATAAGAATGTGCTAGGCTACATCTATGAAGTGATTATGGAAAAGCCTGGTGCAGCAGTTCTAGATATCGGCTTTGGAACAGCCACACTTACTTCTAAGCTATATGAGAATGGCTGTGAAGTATATGGTCAGGATTTCTCGGCTCGTATGATTGAGCTTGCCCAAGAGAAGATGCCAGATGCAAAGCTTTATCAAGGAGATATCACTAAGGGATTGGTGCCAGAGTTACATGAGAAGAAATTCGATTTCATCGTTGGTACTTATTCAATTCACCATCTTAATGATGAGCAGAAAGTGGAGTTCATCAAGGAACTTCTTGGCTTGTTAAATGATGGAGGAAAAATCCTATTTGGAGATGTTGCTTTTGAAACTCGCGAAAAGCTTGAGCAGTGCAAGGTAGAAGAAGGCCAACGCTGGGACGATGATGAAATCTACTTTGTGTTGGATGAATTGCAGCAGCATTTCCAAGGAATTAAGTACGAACCAAAGAGCTACTGCTCTGGGGTTGTGGTGATTGAGAAGTTAAGTTAA
- the coaBC gene encoding bifunctional phosphopantothenoylcysteine decarboxylase/phosphopantothenate--cysteine ligase CoaBC: MLKGKCVVLGVTGSIAAYKIASLASALVKLGADVNVIMTKNATNFINPITFETLTSNKCLVDTFDRNFQFNVEHVALAKRADIFMVAPASANVIGKMAHGIADDMLTTTILAAKCKKLVSPAMNTNMFENQIVQDNLETLRKYGFEIINPANGYLACGDTGAGKMPEPEVLLQYILRELAHEHDMVGKKVLVTAGPTEEAIDPVRYITNHSTGKMGYAIAKAAMERGADVTLVSGPVAIEPPMFVNVVNVRSAAEMAEVVKNAAGECDIIIKSAAVADYRPINVATEKIKKKDGEASCIELERTEDILAYLGAHRKEGQFICGFSMETENMLENSSAKLKKKNVDMIVANNLRTSGAGFGTDTNVVTLITADGAKELPIMTKEEVAHAIFDEIVGR, translated from the coding sequence ATGTTAAAAGGTAAATGTGTAGTCCTTGGAGTAACAGGCTCCATCGCAGCATACAAAATTGCAAGTCTTGCTTCGGCACTTGTAAAGCTCGGGGCAGATGTAAATGTCATCATGACAAAGAACGCCACCAATTTCATCAATCCAATTACCTTCGAGACTCTTACTTCAAATAAATGTTTAGTAGACACATTCGATAGGAATTTTCAGTTCAACGTTGAACATGTGGCACTTGCCAAGAGAGCCGATATTTTTATGGTGGCACCCGCTAGCGCCAACGTAATTGGCAAGATGGCCCATGGAATAGCAGACGACATGCTTACTACAACAATTCTCGCAGCAAAATGCAAAAAGCTTGTCAGTCCAGCTATGAACACAAACATGTTTGAGAATCAAATCGTTCAGGACAATCTTGAAACACTTCGTAAATACGGATTTGAAATAATCAATCCAGCTAATGGATATTTAGCATGTGGAGATACAGGGGCAGGCAAGATGCCTGAACCAGAGGTACTTCTTCAGTACATTCTTCGAGAGCTTGCCCATGAACACGATATGGTTGGCAAAAAAGTGCTTGTTACAGCAGGCCCTACAGAGGAGGCAATCGACCCAGTCCGCTATATCACAAATCACAGCACTGGCAAGATGGGATACGCCATCGCCAAGGCTGCCATGGAGCGCGGTGCCGATGTCACACTTGTGTCTGGCCCAGTTGCAATTGAGCCACCTATGTTTGTAAATGTTGTTAATGTACGAAGCGCTGCTGAAATGGCTGAGGTAGTTAAAAACGCGGCCGGGGAGTGCGACATTATTATAAAGAGTGCGGCAGTTGCAGATTACAGACCTATCAATGTTGCAACGGAGAAGATAAAGAAAAAAGATGGTGAAGCTAGCTGTATAGAGCTTGAGAGAACGGAAGATATTTTGGCATACCTTGGTGCCCACAGAAAAGAAGGACAGTTTATTTGCGGATTCTCAATGGAGACGGAAAACATGCTTGAGAATTCAAGCGCTAAGCTGAAGAAAAAGAATGTGGACATGATTGTCGCCAACAATCTACGTACATCGGGGGCAGGCTTCGGCACAGACACCAATGTGGTAACTCTTATCACGGCTGATGGTGCCAAAGAGCTTCCAATCATGACAAAAGAAGAAGTGGCACATGCCATTTTCGACGAAATAGTAGGGAGATAA
- a CDS encoding ECF transporter S component → MQSRNSKTYELVLTALFTAIIVVMASTPLGFIPLVVINATTLHIPVIIGSLFLGPKKGAFLGGVFGLSSFIKSSIAPAASAFIFSPVAALTMLPHDSVGAALLIVFKSTFIAIVPRILIGVVPYFVYVGIKKAISSDKKAVVGSIINAVVSFILGFGVFAFFNKMISEGVLGMSVSVARVIGIVVGIAAFAGIEYLFMNKDAKALGFITAGIAGAMTNTLLVMGSIYLFYKVPYAELLQIDPDALMAVIAGVISFNGVIEAIVGAVIVYLVGIVLDKIQPAGVYSDKAMKIKAVASDNSAKQAAL, encoded by the coding sequence ATGCAAAGCAGAAATTCTAAGACCTATGAGCTTGTGCTCACAGCGTTATTCACAGCCATTATTGTAGTAATGGCTTCAACACCACTCGGATTTATTCCACTTGTAGTTATTAATGCAACAACACTTCATATTCCAGTTATCATTGGTTCTTTATTCTTAGGACCAAAGAAGGGCGCATTTCTTGGAGGTGTATTCGGACTCAGCAGTTTCATTAAGAGTTCAATCGCACCAGCAGCATCAGCATTCATCTTTTCGCCTGTAGCTGCGTTGACAATGCTTCCACATGATTCAGTTGGAGCAGCACTCTTAATCGTATTCAAGAGTACATTCATCGCTATCGTACCAAGAATTCTTATCGGTGTGGTACCTTACTTCGTATACGTTGGTATCAAGAAGGCAATCAGCTCTGATAAGAAGGCTGTAGTTGGTTCAATTATCAATGCAGTTGTGTCATTCATTCTTGGATTTGGCGTGTTCGCATTCTTTAATAAAATGATTTCAGAAGGCGTACTTGGAATGTCAGTTTCAGTTGCAAGAGTAATCGGTATCGTTGTTGGTATCGCAGCATTCGCTGGTATTGAATACCTTTTCATGAACAAGGATGCAAAGGCTCTTGGCTTTATCACAGCTGGTATTGCAGGCGCAATGACAAATACACTTCTTGTTATGGGAAGCATCTATCTTTTCTATAAGGTTCCATACGCTGAGCTTTTACAGATTGACCCAGATGCTCTTATGGCAGTAATCGCTGGTGTTATCAGCTTCAATGGTGTTATCGAAGCTATCGTAGGTGCTGTAATTGTTTATTTAGTAGGCATCGTACTTGATAAGATTCAGCCAGCAGGTGTATATTCAGATAAGGCAATGAAAATCAAAGCTGTAGCTTCTGATAATTCAGCAAAGCAGGCAGCACTTTAA
- a CDS encoding methyl-accepting chemotaxis protein, with protein MGEANENMSIQTRQMFEKNRLARYCGTITAMALIFFNVRALVMTGINVLDIVRLAVAVLDIILFQVCFNAFGEKYRYKYCITLSMIALFLMTIIRPNDEHMYVFMYAIILIVMIYGEAGTVRIGVIIANFSLLLSGINEILRGNLEVSELITQMVFSLIGCTIAVIVCKQQRRQTTETLDTIKEHAEDIKETSETIVDLAEQLNKKFEEANEVSTNLNDSMNTVDDSVAEIVEGTKNIAEAIENQTNKTAIIQESIQSVGEEATTIDEVSIRVEESVNEGVDLINQLKSQAEKVANINIETSTTTQALNDSIQDIQGITETILGISSQTNLLALNASIEAARAGEAGKGFAVVADEIRALSESTREATEEIAKIIERLTSDARSAASAMSKSAEYANKQNELISETGTKLDTIKEGTDELRNGVVQVKSSVDEVISANSQIMDNITNLSATSEEVAAATDTVGSVSENAMDALHDMNDTLDVINRIAREMEEMALK; from the coding sequence ATGGGTGAGGCAAATGAAAATATGAGCATCCAAACAAGACAGATGTTCGAAAAAAACAGACTAGCTAGATATTGTGGAACAATCACAGCCATGGCATTGATATTTTTCAATGTTAGAGCATTGGTTATGACAGGCATCAATGTGCTGGATATTGTCAGATTGGCTGTGGCAGTACTTGATATTATTTTGTTCCAGGTTTGCTTTAATGCGTTTGGGGAGAAATATCGTTATAAGTATTGCATAACATTATCAATGATAGCGCTGTTCTTAATGACTATTATTCGCCCTAATGATGAGCATATGTATGTTTTCATGTATGCCATCATTTTGATTGTAATGATATACGGTGAGGCTGGAACAGTTAGAATAGGTGTTATTATTGCAAACTTTAGCTTACTGCTCTCGGGAATAAATGAGATTTTAAGAGGTAATCTTGAAGTAAGCGAGCTTATTACACAGATGGTTTTCAGTTTGATTGGTTGTACAATCGCAGTTATCGTTTGTAAGCAGCAGCGCCGTCAGACAACAGAGACTCTTGATACTATTAAAGAGCATGCAGAGGATATAAAAGAGACATCAGAAACAATTGTTGATTTGGCAGAGCAGCTCAATAAGAAATTTGAGGAAGCTAATGAAGTTTCTACAAACCTCAACGATTCTATGAATACAGTTGATGATTCAGTTGCAGAAATTGTTGAAGGTACAAAGAATATTGCAGAAGCTATTGAGAATCAAACAAACAAGACTGCAATCATTCAGGAAAGCATCCAGTCCGTTGGTGAGGAAGCTACTACAATCGATGAGGTTTCAATCCGAGTAGAAGAATCTGTAAATGAAGGTGTTGATCTTATCAACCAGCTTAAGAGCCAGGCTGAAAAGGTTGCAAATATAAATATCGAAACAAGCACAACTACACAGGCTCTTAACGATAGCATTCAGGATATCCAGGGTATCACAGAGACAATCCTTGGTATTTCAAGTCAGACAAACTTGCTCGCTCTTAATGCTTCAATCGAGGCAGCTCGTGCAGGCGAGGCTGGTAAGGGATTCGCAGTAGTTGCTGATGAGATTCGTGCTCTTTCAGAAAGCACTCGCGAGGCTACAGAAGAAATCGCAAAGATTATCGAGCGCCTTACATCCGATGCTCGTTCAGCTGCATCTGCAATGTCAAAGTCAGCAGAGTATGCTAACAAGCAGAACGAACTTATTTCTGAGACAGGTACAAAGCTTGATACTATCAAAGAAGGTACTGATGAACTTCGTAACGGAGTTGTTCAGGTTAAGTCTTCTGTGGATGAAGTTATTTCAGCAAACTCACAGATTATGGATAACATTACAAACCTTTCTGCAACATCAGAAGAGGTTGCAGCAGCTACAGATACAGTTGGATCTGTCAGCGAAAATGCAATGGATGCCCTCCATGATATGAACGATACTCTTGATGTAATCAACCGCATCGCTCGTGAGATGGAAGAGATGGCACTCAAATAA
- the ybaK gene encoding Cys-tRNA(Pro) deacylase, producing the protein MAKKEDKTNVMRLLDQKKIPYEHFSLEGADGLSGEEIADKLSENPAQAFKTLVTTGKTGNHYVFVVPVAAELDLKKAASAVSEKSIEMLKQKDLLPLTGYVHGGCSPIGMKKFFTTVIDASAENFDQIYFSAGKVGHQVKIAVEDISKIIRVEYEDIIK; encoded by the coding sequence ATGGCTAAAAAAGAAGACAAAACAAACGTAATGAGATTACTTGATCAGAAGAAAATTCCTTATGAACATTTTTCATTAGAAGGTGCTGATGGTCTTTCTGGAGAAGAGATAGCTGATAAGCTTTCAGAGAATCCAGCCCAGGCATTTAAAACACTTGTAACAACAGGCAAAACTGGCAATCACTATGTATTCGTAGTTCCAGTAGCCGCTGAACTTGATTTAAAAAAGGCAGCCAGCGCTGTCTCTGAGAAATCTATCGAAATGCTCAAACAGAAGGATTTACTCCCACTTACTGGATATGTACACGGAGGCTGCTCTCCTATCGGCATGAAGAAATTCTTTACCACAGTCATCGATGCCTCTGCTGAAAATTTTGACCAGATTTATTTCTCAGCTGGCAAGGTAGGCCACCAAGTAAAAATTGCAGTAGAAGATATTTCTAAAATTATCAGAGTTGAGTATGAGGATATTATAAAGTAA
- a CDS encoding methyl-accepting chemotaxis protein — protein sequence MAKKGKKTANAPKVKRSIGTMLLVILLPVIAIGIAGIIVFISYNARKIITEVSLMDLEAEGQYNAAKLGSEFQMLTSKDGQYCDTLETVYFEDHAAMLKYIEPSADYDSVENTGIYIGFSDDSYFFANHQVQPSDWRPTERGWYAEGKDQETFVCTEPYIDANNGELCVTFVRNVNCANGEFGVAAIDVFLTALQEDVNALTPMKTGGSMVLDGDYIISYFDTDLNGTLVSESGSKYLENVKAYVESGSDEPVVINQDSTNTDYYVAAATIPGTTWTLVSSVAVDDVMAEANSFMLISLGAMLVLVGAIIAIILITINKVITKPVNGLSESILKISDGDFTTTMPADKGDEIGLISREMTRFVQIMNGAIGSIQGRAEQLQEDSESSKNASSKMSTEAGDQSVSMGQIQETMDDISNAVGELAENATNLAHAVSDLTDNGNSTNETMMALVDQAKIGQEDMTEVQRSMDNINESMSEMNDVVVTVGDSAKQITDIVQMIDSIAEQTNLLSLNASIEAARAGEAGKGFAVVADEIGKLAQNSQDAAKEIGDIIRQITGLISDLAEKSQRNMESINESGEVVEKAGTSFSKIYEDLNSAAAVMQDMIGMMGEVNDIASSVAAISEEQSASSEEITATIYTLAESANQIATESQGVENVANSVSDSALAINDELSKFKIESDMPQE from the coding sequence ATGGCTAAAAAAGGTAAAAAAACGGCTAATGCGCCAAAAGTAAAACGCAGTATAGGAACCATGTTATTGGTAATACTGCTTCCAGTAATTGCTATTGGCATTGCAGGAATCATAGTGTTTATTTCCTATAATGCAAGAAAGATTATCACAGAAGTATCTCTTATGGATTTGGAGGCAGAGGGCCAGTACAATGCTGCTAAGCTCGGTTCGGAATTCCAAATGCTTACATCCAAAGATGGACAGTATTGTGATACGCTTGAAACAGTTTACTTTGAAGATCATGCAGCAATGCTCAAATATATAGAGCCATCTGCAGACTATGATTCTGTTGAGAACACTGGTATCTACATAGGTTTCTCAGATGATTCATATTTCTTCGCAAATCATCAGGTTCAGCCATCTGACTGGAGACCAACAGAACGTGGTTGGTATGCAGAAGGCAAAGACCAGGAGACATTTGTATGTACAGAACCATATATCGATGCCAATAATGGCGAGCTTTGCGTAACATTTGTAAGAAATGTCAACTGCGCAAATGGCGAGTTTGGTGTTGCAGCCATTGATGTGTTCTTGACAGCATTACAAGAGGACGTTAATGCACTTACACCAATGAAGACTGGTGGTTCCATGGTATTAGATGGGGACTATATTATTTCTTACTTTGACACTGATTTAAACGGTACCTTGGTTTCAGAGTCAGGAAGTAAATATCTTGAAAACGTAAAGGCTTATGTAGAAAGTGGAAGTGACGAACCTGTAGTTATTAATCAAGATTCTACAAATACAGATTACTATGTAGCAGCAGCAACTATTCCTGGAACTACATGGACACTTGTTTCATCAGTAGCAGTGGATGATGTAATGGCAGAAGCAAATAGCTTTATGCTTATATCACTTGGAGCTATGCTTGTTCTTGTTGGTGCAATTATTGCGATTATCCTTATTACAATTAATAAAGTTATTACAAAGCCAGTTAATGGCCTCTCAGAGAGCATCCTTAAGATTTCAGATGGTGACTTTACAACAACGATGCCAGCTGATAAGGGTGATGAAATTGGACTTATCAGCCGTGAAATGACAAGGTTCGTTCAGATTATGAACGGAGCGATTGGTTCTATTCAGGGCCGTGCGGAACAACTGCAAGAGGATTCTGAAAGCTCAAAGAATGCGTCTAGTAAGATGAGTACAGAGGCTGGAGACCAGTCAGTATCTATGGGACAGATTCAGGAGACCATGGACGATATTTCAAATGCTGTTGGCGAGCTTGCTGAAAATGCAACAAATCTTGCTCACGCAGTATCTGATTTGACTGATAATGGAAACAGCACAAACGAAACAATGATGGCTCTTGTTGATCAGGCAAAGATTGGTCAGGAAGATATGACAGAGGTTCAGCGCAGTATGGACAACATCAACGAGTCAATGAGCGAAATGAACGACGTAGTTGTAACTGTTGGAGATTCTGCTAAGCAGATTACAGATATCGTTCAGATGATTGATTCTATCGCAGAACAGACCAACCTCCTTTCACTTAACGCTTCAATTGAAGCAGCCCGTGCCGGTGAAGCTGGTAAAGGTTTCGCAGTTGTTGCAGATGAGATTGGAAAGCTTGCTCAGAATTCTCAGGATGCAGCTAAAGAAATCGGAGATATCATCAGACAGATTACAGGACTTATTTCTGATTTGGCTGAAAAGTCACAGAGAAATATGGAATCTATCAATGAAAGCGGTGAGGTTGTAGAAAAGGCAGGAACAAGCTTCTCTAAGATTTACGAAGATCTTAATTCTGCAGCAGCAGTAATGCAGGATATGATAGGAATGATGGGCGAAGTTAACGACATCGCATCATCTGTTGCAGCTATTTCAGAAGAGCAGTCAGCAAGCTCAGAAGAAATCACCGCTACAATCTACACATTGGCAGAAAGTGCAAACCAGATTGCCACAGAAAGCCAAGGCGTAGAAAACGTAGCCAACTCAGTATCAGATTCTGCACTTGCTATCAATGATGAGCTTTCTAAGTTCAAGATTGAAAGTGACATGCCTCAGGAATAA
- a CDS encoding cysteine-rich small domain-containing protein codes for MEHYKYFQNRECEYFPCHKTDDPDNFNCLFCYCPLYHLGDKCGGNFTYTSKGIKSCINCLRPHLKENYDVIKDILVKNQ; via the coding sequence ATGGAACATTACAAATATTTTCAAAATAGAGAGTGCGAGTATTTCCCTTGCCACAAGACAGATGACCCAGACAATTTCAATTGTCTGTTTTGCTACTGCCCACTTTATCATCTAGGGGACAAGTGCGGTGGCAATTTCACATACACAAGCAAGGGTATAAAGTCTTGTATCAACTGCTTGCGTCCACACCTCAAGGAAAATTATGATGTCATAAAGGACATACTTGTGAAGAATCAGTGA
- a CDS encoding ion transporter has translation MEDFKRRVYEVVEVSSMGDKSSRAYDIMMNTAIIVSLIPMTFKKDMAMTFWLELFVTFIFLIDYVARVYTADYKMGYKSYKAYIAYILSPLALFDFISILPIIYWFTPVKSWIGLLRLFRAFRAIKLVRYSKTMIVISNVIRKVKKQLMAVLILITVYIFMSAMLIFQLEPDLFNNFFDALYWATISITTIGYGDISPVTPIGRMITMISALVGVAVIALPSGIITAAYMNEINKKKSKYEL, from the coding sequence ATGGAAGATTTTAAGCGAAGAGTCTATGAAGTTGTAGAAGTTTCCAGCATGGGAGACAAATCCAGCCGAGCTTACGATATTATGATGAATACTGCCATCATCGTAAGTTTAATTCCTATGACTTTTAAAAAGGATATGGCAATGACCTTCTGGCTGGAATTATTTGTCACATTCATATTCTTAATAGATTATGTTGCTCGTGTTTATACCGCAGACTATAAGATGGGCTACAAAAGCTATAAGGCCTATATCGCCTATATTCTTTCGCCGCTAGCATTGTTTGATTTCATATCAATCCTTCCAATTATATATTGGTTTACTCCAGTCAAATCCTGGATTGGACTACTTCGCCTTTTTAGAGCTTTCCGTGCAATCAAGTTGGTTAGATATTCCAAGACAATGATTGTCATTTCTAATGTAATCAGAAAAGTTAAAAAGCAACTGATGGCGGTTTTGATTTTAATTACTGTATATATTTTTATGTCTGCCATGCTGATATTCCAACTGGAGCCTGACCTTTTCAATAACTTTTTTGACGCGCTTTATTGGGCAACCATTTCCATTACAACTATCGGCTACGGAGACATATCTCCTGTGACACCAATCGGCCGTATGATTACCATGATATCTGCTTTGGTGGGTGTTGCTGTGATTGCATTGCCGTCTGGTATCATTACTGCGGCCTACATGAATGAGATTAATAAAAAGAAATCGAAATATGAATTGTAA
- a CDS encoding UDP-N-acetylglucosamine 1-carboxyvinyltransferase, which yields MEQYVIKGGTALSGEVEISGAKNAALGILAGAIMTDETVTIENLPNVKDINVLIGAIEDIGASVTRVDEHTVKINGSSISRLSVDYEYIKKIRASYYLMGALLGKYKNAEVALPGGCLIGSRPIDLHVKGLKALGANVDVSYGLWSARADKLVGNHIYLDKVSVGATINIMLAAVLAEGKTTIENAAKEPHVVDVASFLNSMGANIRGAGTDVIRIVGVSELHGTSYAVIPDQIEAGTYMCAAAATHGDILVKNVIPKHLEATSAKLIEAGCVIEEYDDAVRVIAKGRKLTHTHVTTLPYPGFPTDMQPEITAVLAIAEGTSTVSESIFENRFKYVDELARMGASIKVEGTVAIVTGVERYTGAQVQASDLRAGAALIIAGLAADGITVIDDIKYIQRGYEDIVGKFSKLGATLAEVDSEHDLQKFKLKVS from the coding sequence ATGGAGCAGTATGTTATAAAAGGTGGCACAGCCCTTTCAGGAGAGGTTGAAATCAGCGGTGCCAAAAACGCAGCTCTCGGTATTTTGGCGGGTGCCATCATGACAGACGAGACTGTTACAATTGAAAATCTGCCAAATGTTAAAGATATAAATGTTCTTATTGGAGCAATCGAAGATATTGGAGCATCAGTTACACGTGTGGATGAGCACACTGTAAAGATTAACGGCTCTAGCATCTCTCGTCTTTCAGTAGATTATGAGTACATCAAAAAGATTCGTGCTTCTTATTATTTAATGGGAGCACTTCTTGGCAAATATAAAAATGCAGAGGTAGCACTTCCAGGTGGCTGCCTTATTGGTTCGCGTCCAATCGATTTGCATGTTAAGGGGCTCAAGGCTCTTGGTGCCAATGTAGACGTATCTTATGGCCTTTGGTCTGCACGTGCTGACAAGCTTGTTGGTAACCACATCTACCTTGATAAGGTATCTGTTGGTGCTACCATCAATATTATGCTTGCAGCTGTTCTTGCAGAAGGCAAGACTACTATCGAAAATGCAGCTAAGGAGCCACACGTTGTAGACGTGGCATCATTCCTTAACAGTATGGGAGCAAATATCCGTGGTGCTGGTACAGATGTTATCCGTATCGTTGGTGTTTCAGAGCTTCACGGCACTTCTTACGCAGTTATTCCTGACCAAATTGAGGCAGGTACATACATGTGTGCGGCAGCAGCTACACACGGTGATATCCTTGTCAAGAATGTCATCCCTAAGCATTTGGAGGCTACATCAGCAAAGCTTATCGAAGCAGGTTGTGTAATCGAAGAATACGATGATGCTGTTAGAGTTATCGCAAAGGGACGTAAGCTTACACATACTCACGTTACCACATTGCCATACCCAGGTTTCCCTACAGATATGCAGCCGGAAATCACTGCTGTTCTTGCTATTGCAGAGGGAACTAGCACAGTATCAGAGTCAATCTTTGAAAACCGCTTCAAATATGTTGATGAGCTTGCTCGCATGGGTGCAAGCATCAAGGTCGAGGGCACAGTTGCTATCGTTACTGGTGTTGAGCGTTACACAGGTGCTCAAGTACAGGCATCAGATCTACGTGCAGGTGCAGCACTTATCATTGCAGGTCTTGCAGCGGATGGCATTACAGTTATTGATGATATCAAGTACATCCAGCGTGGATACGAAGATATCGTTGGAAAGTTCTCAAAGCTTGGCGCAACTTTAGCAGAAGTTGATTCAGAGCATGATCTTCAGAAGTTCAAATTAAAAGTTTCATAA